One stretch of Halapricum desulfuricans DNA includes these proteins:
- a CDS encoding AsnC family transcriptional regulator has protein sequence MRQLDETDLEILSLLAEDARRPYSEIGEEVGLSGPAVSDRVTRLQEAGIIRNFTIDVDRSELRAGVPVLIRLETTAIDRLRDRLREADPVEHVFVTAEGEIWFYARAEARNVRTWVKSLLGEAEATYTVTLVEEAEWTPSIDGLEFALTCAECGNTVDAEGETARIDEEVYHFCCPSCLDRFRSRYQRLEESA, from the coding sequence ATGCGCCAGCTGGACGAGACGGACCTGGAGATCCTGTCGCTGCTCGCGGAGGACGCCCGCCGGCCCTACAGCGAGATCGGCGAGGAAGTCGGCCTGTCCGGGCCGGCGGTCTCCGATCGAGTCACGCGACTGCAGGAGGCGGGGATCATCCGCAACTTCACGATCGACGTCGACCGCTCGGAACTGCGGGCCGGGGTGCCGGTGTTGATCCGACTCGAGACGACGGCGATCGACCGGCTCCGGGACCGACTGCGCGAGGCCGACCCGGTCGAGCACGTGTTCGTCACCGCCGAGGGCGAGATCTGGTTTTACGCCCGCGCCGAGGCCCGGAACGTCCGCACGTGGGTCAAGTCGCTGCTGGGTGAGGCCGAGGCCACCTACACCGTCACGCTGGTCGAGGAGGCGGAGTGGACGCCGTCGATCGACGGGTTGGAGTTCGCGCTCACCTGCGCCGAGTGCGGCAATACGGTCGACGCCGAGGGCGAGACGGCTCGGATCGACGAGGAGGTCTATCACTTCTGCTGTCCGTCCTGTCTCGATCGCTTCCGAAGCCGGTATCAGCGGCTCGAAGAGAGCGCGTAG
- a CDS encoding heavy-metal-associated domain-containing protein, which yields MSLTLTVEGMSCEHCEQAVVEALEGVDGVTGASADHEADVAEVDGSADTAELVAAVADAGYEASA from the coding sequence ATGAGTCTGACACTCACCGTCGAAGGGATGAGCTGTGAACACTGCGAGCAGGCCGTCGTTGAGGCCCTGGAAGGCGTCGACGGCGTGACCGGTGCGTCGGCCGACCACGAAGCCGACGTCGCCGAGGTCGACGGCTCGGCCGACACCGCCGAACTGGTCGCGGCAGTCGCCGACGCCGGCTACGAGGCGTCTGCGTAA
- a CDS encoding 3-dehydroquinate synthase II, which translates to MTRTVWLKADSEVGDWEARKRRITAGLEAGVDWVLVDEHDVERVRELGAVDVAAFAHGDVQVMEAEGEEPAPDATIVGKDGEGDGTVDLPADFSGSADLSALRANSGADGGYVRIFDENYEAFAEAVAAEADYTIVVGEDWQIIPLENLIARVGEETHLIAGVQTAEDARTAYETLEIGADGVLLDTDDPDEIRRTVEVRDEAGRETLALQYAEVTAVEQTGSADRVCIDTANLMDHDEGMLVGSMSRGLFFVHAETAESPYVASRPFRVNAGAVHAYVRTPDGGTKYLSELQSGDEVQVVDSEGHTREAIVGRAKIEKRPMFRIQAELQREDGETDRVETLLQNAETIKVRTREGRKAVTDLEVGDEIALYYEDTARHFGEAVEESIIEK; encoded by the coding sequence ATGACACGGACAGTCTGGCTCAAGGCCGACAGCGAGGTCGGCGACTGGGAGGCGCGCAAGCGACGGATCACCGCCGGACTCGAGGCCGGCGTCGACTGGGTGCTTGTGGACGAACACGACGTCGAGCGAGTCCGCGAACTCGGCGCGGTCGACGTCGCGGCGTTCGCTCACGGCGACGTGCAGGTGATGGAAGCCGAGGGCGAGGAACCCGCGCCCGACGCGACGATCGTCGGCAAGGACGGCGAGGGCGACGGCACGGTCGACCTGCCGGCGGACTTCTCGGGCTCGGCCGACCTGTCGGCGCTCCGGGCGAACAGCGGTGCCGATGGCGGGTACGTCCGCATCTTCGACGAGAACTACGAGGCCTTCGCCGAGGCGGTCGCCGCGGAGGCCGATTACACGATCGTCGTCGGCGAGGACTGGCAGATCATTCCGCTGGAGAACCTCATCGCCCGCGTCGGCGAGGAGACGCACCTCATCGCGGGCGTCCAGACCGCAGAGGACGCCCGAACCGCCTACGAGACCCTCGAGATCGGCGCGGACGGCGTCCTGCTGGACACCGACGACCCCGACGAGATACGCAGGACCGTCGAGGTCCGCGACGAGGCCGGCCGCGAGACCCTGGCGCTGCAGTACGCCGAGGTCACGGCCGTCGAGCAGACCGGCTCCGCGGACCGGGTCTGTATCGACACGGCGAACCTGATGGACCACGACGAGGGGATGCTCGTCGGCTCGATGTCCCGCGGCCTGTTCTTCGTCCACGCCGAGACCGCCGAGTCGCCGTACGTCGCCTCCCGACCCTTTAGAGTCAACGCCGGCGCGGTCCACGCCTACGTCCGGACCCCCGACGGCGGCACGAAGTACCTCTCGGAACTGCAGAGCGGCGACGAGGTGCAGGTCGTCGACAGCGAGGGCCACACCCGCGAGGCGATCGTCGGCCGGGCAAAGATCGAGAAACGGCCGATGTTCCGAATCCAGGCCGAACTCCAGCGCGAGGACGGCGAGACCGACCGCGTCGAGACGCTACTGCAGAACGCCGAGACGATCAAGGTCCGCACCCGCGAGGGCCGGAAAGCCGTGACCGATCTCGAGGTCGGCGACGAGATCGCGCTCTACTACGAGGACACGGCCAGACACTTCGGCGAGGCCGTCGAGGAGTCGATCATCGAGAAGTGA
- a CDS encoding flavin reductase family protein: MTADPFEEISPHDSKSLFKPKVVSLVVTDSPETGPNVMTASWWMLAGYNPLRYQLAVSHKTHTHEIIEESGEFVLAAPSTGMIDALAVAGQVSGRDVDKIEYLDLDTVPGKHVDVPLLADAVGNIECSVIDSFTFENCTYYFADVETAHVTRGGLDGRVLSLDDADVLAYMGSDWDEGDEGTKSRYYLDLSDDDVRRYPGDAVHEALPDTENSE, encoded by the coding sequence ATGACCGCCGACCCCTTCGAGGAGATCTCCCCACACGATTCGAAGTCGCTGTTCAAGCCGAAGGTCGTCTCGCTGGTCGTCACCGACAGCCCGGAGACGGGGCCGAACGTCATGACGGCCTCGTGGTGGATGCTGGCCGGTTACAACCCGTTGCGCTACCAGCTGGCCGTCAGCCACAAGACCCACACTCACGAGATCATCGAGGAGAGCGGCGAGTTCGTGCTGGCGGCCCCCTCGACCGGGATGATCGACGCGCTGGCGGTCGCCGGACAGGTCAGCGGCCGCGACGTCGACAAGATCGAGTATCTGGATCTCGATACCGTCCCCGGCAAGCACGTCGACGTCCCGCTTTTGGCCGACGCGGTCGGCAACATCGAGTGTTCGGTCATCGACTCGTTCACCTTCGAGAACTGCACCTACTACTTCGCGGACGTCGAGACGGCGCACGTGACTCGCGGGGGACTCGACGGGCGGGTGCTGTCGCTCGACGACGCGGACGTGCTCGCGTACATGGGCAGCGACTGGGACGAGGGCGACGAGGGGACGAAATCGCGCTATTACCTCGATCTGAGCGACGACGACGTGCGCCGGTACCCCGGCGACGCCGTTCACGAGGCGCTCCCCGATACGGAAAACTCCGAGTGA